The genomic segment AATTGATGCATTGATGagggaaaaaattcaatttgttttttcaaaatcaaaactagaacgataaataataagttaaagtaACATTAGGTTTAATTAATTTCCTCTCTTTTTGAGAGATCTCAAATCCcctttgtaataaaaaaaaaatctgaaatgataacgtaaaataaaattaattatcatttacATCAAACACCCcaatggttatatatatatatatatagaaaaacattatatagaaaaacaagCAAATGAGATTCCGTAACTTTCCTTGAATTTATTGGTCATTCTATATATTAAATTCCTTTAAAACCGAATTGGAGAAGGGAGTAAATATCACtaattaagggaaaaaaaaaagtaaagaaactagaagaaggaggaggagaagaaggagGTTTCATTTGAAAtctaatctatttaaaaatgtggttgtggttattttttaaaatgattttcattctaaaatgtattaaaataatattttttttattttttaaaaattatttttaatatcagaatatcaaaatgatctaaaaatattaatttaaaataaaaaattaaaatttaaaacttttatttaaaaacgtttttaaaatctaaaaataaatagggtTGAGTTCGTGCTTGTGATGGGTAATGGTGATGAGTGATTGTCAACGAACCCACTAATATTCCGCGTAAAACATTGTGGTTTGACGAGTAGTCCATCATTTGAAAGTCAAAAAACAAAGGTTTGAATCCACCAAGCCTCAAATGACACTCTACCAAGTGTTTAACAAGTCAAGGTCTTCTTGCCAAGCCAACCATATGGAATCATGAGAAAATCTTTAAGAACAGCCTTGTCAAGACATGCATCATTGCATTTCTGTATAAAAAGCTTTCAACATGTGATAAACCAATTGTACGTGGCAAACGCAATTCTTCGCATAGCCAGCTCAAGATCatacctctctttctctctctctttcttggcTCACAAAATGGAATCCATGTCACAGAAACAGGCTAGAGGAAGGTTACAGCTTCCAACAAGACAAGCACTAGGTGAGGGCAGTAGGGTTAGAAGAAATAATCAAGTTGTATCGATACCTCCTAGGCCACGCTCAACTTGTACGTGCTCAAACCGTCCGGGGTCGGTCAGGTGTAGCAAGCATGGCTACATGGTGCCCGGTGACAAGTTGATCAGAAGACATCAAGCAAATAAAGAGATATTAAGAAGGGCATTAGCACCACCAAATCGGAGGTTAACCCTTCGGTGGTTTAACTTCCGGCCAACGCCTAGTCGGCTTTCTAACATGTCCATGGCCTAGTTAATTTGCAATATTtcgcttcttctttttttcttcttttgtgagTGAGTGTGAACAGATGGCTGTTCtgtatttttctcaaaaaacgATTTTGTCTATATAAGAACTAATTAacagcagtttttttttttttcaacatcttATGACTACTACATTAATATGGCATCGTTGTTTTTCAAGCTTCTGGGAAATCATATATCTGCTTGGATAGTCAATGTAATCTTGACACTTTCATACGGTATTGGTATGCTTCGTTGAATATTCAACTGAGAATAATAAATTAGTTCTTGAAGTTGTGTTGAATTTAGAAATTCACAAAGCTGACCTTTTCTTGGTGTTAAAAGGAGGGATGATTTGGTATTCTCCAAATTTcattaagagaagaaaaatccCAGAAAATAAGATTAGTTAAAGctaaaaattattgaagtgCTTTTTAGAGTAGGAAAAGctaaaaattattgaagtgCTTTTTAGAGTAGTAAAAGCAAACATTTAGTGCATTTTGAAGATGTTATGTGGACGAGGGCGCATGCAGACACAATGTGCACGGAATCATGATCAAGCTGGATTAGAGCAGTGGACGCGTTTTGAAGTCCAAAAGATTTAGCTGGGTTAATATGAaagctattatatatatatatatatatatatatatatatatatataataatttaatttttttatttttttacttcaattgttttatttttattttcggatcattttgatatgctgatattaaaaataattttaaaaaaataaaaaatattattttaatatatttccgagtaaataacattttaaaaaacaataattcccATATTCTCAAACATCTATTTAATccaaccttttgtttttatggtttttttatgttttttaaatattaatttatttacttttttctttctttttaatcgGTTAAAGCCAAGTgtgaatcttatttttttttttaatgtacctCAATTAATACtataaaccctaaaattaacCTGTCACAAATcctatattgttttgatttgcaatGTTATTATTTGTCTCGGCTGAGATTCTGTatctaattattgtttttttgcgTTAGAAAAAAGAAACGAATAACACGTAATTGATGATCGATCAGGGTTATATTGAGTGATAATAGAACCTACTACAATTGTCTGGATTGTTGGAATGGAGACAAGTAGTGAATCATTCAATCAAAAGCCTCTTATGTCCCAGTTGCTCCATCATCCACTTTCTTCCCTTCTCTAATGGCACTGCGACTGCAACTCGTTTTCTTTCTTATGGACGAGGGCAACTGTGGTTGCAGATAATCATCATTGTCTTTGTTAACTGTGCCTGCAGATTTGAGATTGAAGCTGCCATTGGAATGGTGGGTTTTGAAATTGTCTTTCATTTGGGTGATCAGGCATTTCTTTATATATGCTTACCTGGTAAATTCTTCTATGTTTCATGGAAACTTTCCATTACTATGATTTTTACAGCTGTTAGGAAGTATCTCAAGAAGAGTataataatcatcaataaacataAATACGCAAGGTTGCAAGATGCGTGGGGTATATACGATAGCCAGTCTGTCCAGCAACTTTCGGCATTGCTATTCTTGCATCAAGATATGGGGTCACGCTGTGGTCTCCTCTGTCAAAGCCCTCATGACAGCATTGAGCTGAGCAACTATCCCGTTTTCTATATTGCTCGTGATTTTTTGCACTTCATCTACTCCtgcgaagagaaaaaaaaaatgggttagAAAAGGAGAAGACAACTCAAAGCATATCATAACTTCTTGTGCGGCCATGGGTGTATCGAAATAAGACAGTATAAAACAGTTATGCGGTATACCTCAGGGGAACCTTTGGACAGAGAACTGGAAGAAGCTTCTACTGTTGCCTCTGATATTCGTGCTTCTGATTTCTCGTTTGAATAACTACCaaagtgagagaaaaaaaaatcagcagtTTTAGAACTCCAAACTCaagtcaaaaaaacaaaaaatccttTTATCACCAGACCAAACAGAACAAGGACAGAGAAGACTTTGCTGTGCCATGTCATGTTAGAGAGCTTCTTGAGCTCAGGGAGATGCATGGTCCTCCGTGTCCACTTCTCCAACCCAAAAGCATAGACTTATGGGTTATGGGTTCATCTTATATACAAACACTttgcttttatatttatcaCTCATATTTGCATCCAACATGTCGAGACCAAATACACGACGGTGTTTGGCATAACTTCTGCTTCTACttttaagtgtttttcaaaagtatttttggcttgaaaaaatatcaaattaatgtttttttattgttttgtgatgttttgatatgctgatgtcaaaaattaaaaaacaaaatctgaaaaaaattcattttgatgcattttcaagcgAAAAGCTATTTTGAAAAACACTCTGCACTACAATTCCAAATACCCCCAAGTACTGGAAGATTCTAAATAAATTTCTAGCAGAATTGTAGGAGAGACCACTGGAGATCTCCAAACCAGAAATTCATGTGAGAGAATTAGGaaacaaaaaacttatataCATCCATATTTCACTCGGAAATATTTAGTGTATCAAAATTGTCtctaagaaatatataaaaaaaaaaaaaaaacgtatctCAGTTGTGCAATGGAAATATCCAGTGTGCTCGAATAACTGGGACTTATAACTGTTAATTATTCATCGAGCATGCGTTTCCTAATCACATTTCCTACGAAAAAGAGTCCATTAATGTCTTTCCAGTCTTCATTACCTAATGCATGACAGTTCAGAAAGAAACAATATGCTACTTACGTGGACAGTATGGTCACCCAGATGAGTTCTACACAATCCACCCAAAGGAGTCTTTGTTCTACAGGAACCACACCATATGTAATAAGATGAGCAAATGGCCAAAGCTTCCATCCTGCCTGAACAGTAGACCACATTAAACAGAACAAAATTAAGCCAGGTTGTGAGCAAGAAAAAACTAACTACTAAATTCTTGGGTTTCGATCCAATAGTCCAAGTAATAAACAAAAACCAGACTTCAAGCACATAATTCGGCTTAGATAAACTGAAAACGAAAATGCTCCTTGCCACGTGACCATTTTGAAcagaaaatcaacaaatttgAAACTTGTTGAGTTGAGGCTTGtcagttataaaataatttatgcgCTCATTAAAGTTTTAGAATGGTTGCAAACtaacatttaaaattatgaatagAAGATAGAGCCATACAAATGAGACCACCATGCATATTAAATTCATGGGTCTCAAACATCCAACTATTAATGCAGAAAGGAAATATTCAAAACCAGTAATGTGGTTTTGCCAGATAGCAGTCTTTCTAACTCCATTACCAGGTGATAATAAGAGCAAACACTAGATCAAAGTTTGGTTCTGGACACAAAGAGGAAAGGGAAGAAGGTTCTCTTACTGTAAGCATCGGCCAAAATGTAGCTGTCAGTTCACTGAAAATGCTGGCGGGCGATTCCAGACGCAAGAATCCCAACACTGTGAAATAAATGCTGTTCCAAGCTGCTGCCCACAAAGTTTGGTCGAAGGCCACTTTGACAGGAACCACCCACCAATCTTGGAATGGAAAAAGCTCCTAGAAGACAGTAAATTGATTGAGTAAATCACTGAATACATCATTATGCCTATCAAACTTCAAAGGAAACTTGAAGTATGTTATTCACCTCGCAAAACTGGTAATAGTAATGTGAAAGGGAGCCGTGTAACGTAAAGCCAACAATGCCTGATCTAAACATTCTTGTGCGGTCAAACTCAAAAATTGGTTTACCTTCATAGCACTGAAGATGAAACAGAAACAACCAAGTAAAAGGATGTATAcacaagaaaaaatagaatatcACAATATTGGTTTCACAACATTTACAAACCTGTGCAATCCAATCCCCAACGGAGTAGACCACACCACTAATCATCATTTTCGCTAAAACTGGGTTTGTCTTTAGAGCTTCCTCATAAGCAGACCAGTTGTGTTGAGGTGCATATCTTAATATTTCAAAGAGTGTCCACCCCTAgtagaaaagtgaaaaatagaTCTTGAAGATCTAGTGGATAAACAACTACAGAATTTAGGAATACAAAAAGACATCAAGAAAATAGATAACACATCCAATTATGTCATTCTGCAATGCTTAcggaaatgagaaaaaagaaaagttaacaTCAATAGCATGCAAcatcttaaatttaaaacacaCCAAGAAGGTTTGGATGGATGAATTAAAACAACCAGAATACCAATTAAGGGTTTTAATGAATCTTCTGTACAAGAAACCAAGAATTCTCTCAAGTCTCAACTCCTTAATATCAAGCTGCATATGTTTGTTTGACCCATAAGTCCCAAATTTTATCACCATAACCACAATTTTCTAGCAGTCTTAGCCTCCTAGACAAAGTCAGCTTCCATAAAAAATCAGATCTGAATTGCAAAAATTGAGCAAAAGGTCACAAATCCAAAGCTAAAGGTGAAAGCCACAAAAATTATATTGCTTCAAAGCCAAGAAAAGGGAAATTAACTTGAAGCTACTTTTATCTCTCAAGAAAAGCTAAGCAGAAGAACATAAGAAGAAATGGAGATACCCTTGAATTGTCCAACATGAACAAATTTCATAAGTAGCatgacaacaacaaaaacaaaactctaaACAACATATAAAGCAACCaattatgatttgatttgtCCTAAGACACATAATAAATAAGCTTTTACTTACGTGCCAGTAATCATGGTCAATTGTGAGCAACTTGGTAATAGCATAAGTACCAGCAGCAAGAACAATCGTTGCATTGATGGTCCTATCAATTAACCTCTCGGACTCCAATTCCCTCTGTCTAGTCTCTCCATCAAGACCAGAACTTGAAGCTGAAGAGAATCCTTCAAAAGAGAGCTGCCCTTCACTCCCCCCAAACCCACTCACCTGAGGAGCCAACTCGGTCCCTTCTCTCTCTACTTGACTCGCTGCCATCCCTTCTTGCTGGTCTACACTGTCACCACTTTGTACTGGAATAACATCAACCTCttcttggaaaacagaattCAAGTGCCAGTTCGGTATGTTTCTAGAGAAAGCTTGGCTCTTTGGCAATTTTGGGGATAGAAACTGAGGGTT from the Populus nigra chromosome 9, ddPopNigr1.1, whole genome shotgun sequence genome contains:
- the LOC133702530 gene encoding uncharacterized protein LOC133702530 translates to MRKSLRTALSRHASLHFCIKSFQHVINQLYVANAILRIASSRSYLSFSLSFLAHKMESMSQKQARGRLQLPTRQALGEGSRVRRNNQVVSIPPRPRSTCTCSNRPGSVRCSKHGYMVPGDKLIRRHQANKEILRRALAPPNRRLTLRWFNFRPTPSRLSNMSMA
- the LOC133703431 gene encoding uncharacterized protein LOC133703431 translates to MAALHTISPRSLLPLSKPKKTISKNLQNPQFLSPKLPKSQAFSRNIPNWHLNSVFQEEVDVIPVQSGDSVDQQEGMAASQVEREGTELAPQVSGFGGSEGQLSFEGFSSASSSGLDGETRQRELESERLIDRTINATIVLAAGTYAITKLLTIDHDYWHGWTLFEILRYAPQHNWSAYEEALKTNPVLAKMMISGVVYSVGDWIAQCYEGKPIFEFDRTRMFRSGIVGFTLHGSLSHYYYQFCEELFPFQDWWVVPVKVAFDQTLWAAAWNSIYFTVLGFLRLESPASIFSELTATFWPMLTAGWKLWPFAHLITYGVVPVEQRLLWVDCVELIWVTILSTYSNEKSEARISEATVEASSSSLSKGSPEE